One segment of Candidatus Manganitrophus noduliformans DNA contains the following:
- a CDS encoding L-threonylcarbamoyladenylate synthase yields MKKVIPIDPDDPDSSLLSDAAALIRKGGVVAIPTDTFYGLAANPFDSQVVSRLFDIKGRDASKPILLLISRLEMLPSLVEEISPLAEKVMARFWPGPLTLIFKASKRLPDLLTGGTGTIGIRFPKAVLPVHLIDRVGFPITATSANRSGEPSPASAQEVARALGASLDGILDGGPCSTLPSTVLDVTTSEPNLLREGRVSAEELAPFIAKE; encoded by the coding sequence ATGAAAAAGGTCATTCCGATTGATCCTGATGATCCCGATTCCTCTCTCCTCTCCGATGCGGCCGCGCTGATCCGAAAAGGGGGCGTGGTTGCGATTCCGACCGATACCTTTTACGGCCTGGCGGCCAATCCCTTTGATTCACAGGTGGTCTCCCGCCTCTTCGATATAAAAGGGCGCGACGCTTCGAAACCGATCCTTCTTCTCATCTCCAGGTTGGAGATGCTTCCGTCCCTCGTGGAAGAAATTTCCCCCCTCGCTGAAAAGGTGATGGCCCGTTTTTGGCCCGGTCCGCTGACCCTTATTTTCAAAGCATCGAAGCGCCTTCCCGATCTTTTGACCGGCGGAACGGGGACCATCGGAATCCGCTTTCCGAAGGCGGTCCTGCCGGTCCACTTGATCGATCGGGTCGGGTTTCCGATCACCGCGACGAGCGCCAATCGATCCGGCGAGCCCTCTCCCGCGTCGGCGCAAGAGGTGGCGCGGGCGCTCGGGGCTTCGCTCGACGGCATTCTGGACGGCGGGCCCTGTTCCACGCTTCCTTCCACCGTTTTAGATGTCACCACTTCCGAACCGAATCTTCTGCGGGAGGGAAGGGTCTCCGCGGAAGAGCTGGCCCCCTTCATCGCAAAGGAATAA
- the purE gene encoding 5-(carboxyamino)imidazole ribonucleotide mutase: protein MSEKWSVLILMGSDSDWEVMQEAAKMLKEFEVGYEMTVSSAHRSPERTRRLIHEAEERGVQVIIAGAGGAAHLAGVIAAETILPVIGVPITSVLNGLDSLLSTVQMPGGIPVASMAIGKAGAKNAGIFAAQIVARRSPETAKRLLAYKKSLAEEMEAKGKRLHEKGHSD, encoded by the coding sequence ATGAGCGAGAAGTGGTCGGTCCTCATTTTGATGGGAAGCGATTCCGATTGGGAAGTCATGCAAGAGGCGGCGAAGATGCTGAAGGAGTTCGAGGTCGGTTACGAGATGACTGTCTCTTCCGCCCATCGGTCTCCTGAACGAACCAGAAGGCTCATCCATGAAGCCGAGGAGCGGGGGGTTCAGGTGATCATCGCCGGGGCGGGGGGCGCCGCGCATTTGGCCGGGGTGATCGCCGCCGAAACGATCCTTCCGGTGATCGGCGTCCCCATCACCTCCGTGCTCAACGGACTCGATTCGCTCCTCTCCACGGTCCAGATGCCGGGCGGGATTCCGGTGGCCTCGATGGCGATCGGCAAGGCCGGCGCAAAGAACGCGGGGATTTTTGCCGCGCAGATCGTCGCGAGGCGTTCTCCTGAAACGGCCAAACGTCTACTCGCCTATAAAAAGTCCCTTGCCGAAGAAATGGAAGCAAAGGGGAAGCGGCTCCATGAAAAAGGTCATTCCGATTGA
- the tpx gene encoding thiol peroxidase, giving the protein MKKIWIALILLSVVGCSAVRSQTMPIAKESASAGEGQSVTFKGKALALEGTGIKVGDRLPAAVLAANDLSPVNLAETGGKVRIISVVPSLDTPVCEEQTHALSERNGGLDKEVQLITVSMDLPFAQKRFSKEAKIGNVLFLSDYKGAEFGRSYGLLIQPLHLLSRAVLVVDKENVVRHLQVVPEITELPDLEAAMQAAKGLL; this is encoded by the coding sequence ATGAAGAAAATCTGGATCGCTTTGATACTTTTAAGCGTGGTCGGTTGCAGCGCCGTTCGCTCTCAGACGATGCCGATTGCAAAAGAGAGCGCGTCGGCCGGAGAGGGGCAGTCGGTCACCTTCAAAGGAAAGGCGTTGGCGCTGGAGGGAACGGGGATTAAGGTCGGCGATCGTCTGCCGGCGGCCGTCTTGGCCGCGAATGATCTCTCGCCGGTCAATTTGGCGGAGACCGGCGGGAAGGTCCGGATCATCAGCGTGGTCCCCTCGCTCGATACGCCGGTCTGCGAGGAGCAGACGCACGCCTTGAGCGAACGAAACGGGGGGCTCGACAAGGAGGTTCAGCTGATCACCGTCAGCATGGATCTTCCCTTCGCCCAGAAGCGGTTCTCCAAGGAGGCGAAGATCGGAAATGTCCTCTTCCTCTCCGATTATAAGGGAGCCGAGTTTGGAAGGAGTTATGGATTGTTGATCCAGCCGCTCCATCTCCTCTCCCGCGCGGTGCTCGTCGTCGACAAGGAAAATGTCGTCCGGCATCTGCAAGTGGTCCCGGAGATCACCGAGCTTCCCGATTTGGAAGCGGCGATGCAGGCGGCAAAGGGGTTATTGTAG
- a CDS encoding type II toxin-antitoxin system prevent-host-death family antitoxin, whose amino-acid sequence MKMINSRELNINTAKVLKQAGKEDLIVTVKGKPAALIQAFSEDDLEDYILTKLMEKRLKARAKDYQSKGAVSLNEMIEATERAIGKKV is encoded by the coding sequence ATGAAAATGATCAACTCCAGAGAATTGAATATCAACACAGCCAAAGTCCTCAAACAAGCCGGCAAAGAAGACCTCATTGTCACCGTTAAAGGCAAACCGGCCGCTTTGATCCAAGCCTTCAGCGAAGACGATCTGGAAGATTATATTTTGACGAAGCTGATGGAGAAGCGCCTGAAGGCAAGGGCAAAAGACTATCAGTCAAAAGGTGCAGTGAGCCTGAATGAGATGATTGAGGCCACGGAGCGGGCGATTGGGAAAAAAGTATGA
- a CDS encoding type II toxin-antitoxin system RelE family toxin: protein MGKKYEVQILKGAQKELNALEPSVRLQLLTKMKVLETNPLPRGKNEIKILRGFRPPLLRLRSGDFRIVYRISGKMIEVLSVVPRKALERRLRQL, encoded by the coding sequence TTGGGAAAAAAGTATGAAGTTCAAATCTTAAAAGGCGCCCAGAAAGAGCTGAATGCGCTGGAGCCTTCGGTTCGCCTTCAGCTTCTCACCAAAATGAAGGTTCTCGAAACAAATCCCCTTCCCAGAGGCAAAAACGAAATAAAAATTCTTCGAGGGTTTCGCCCTCCGCTTCTCCGGCTTCGCTCCGGCGACTTTCGTATCGTTTATCGGATCTCAGGAAAAATGATCGAAGTCCTCTCGGTCGTTCCTCGCAAAGCACTTGAGAGGAGACTTCGGCAGCTTTAA
- a CDS encoding cyclic nucleotide-binding/CBS domain-containing protein, with the protein MSTKIYSIGSEKNVRSAAEEMARNQIGSLLVTQEGNYTGIITEVDIIRKVVAKGIDPAATTVRTVMTSPLITIEADRSVLDANDLMEQKKIRHIGVTRNGKIIGMVSIRDFLHPLDVKEQADIKQQASGF; encoded by the coding sequence ATGTCGACGAAAATCTATTCGATCGGATCTGAGAAAAATGTCCGAAGCGCGGCGGAGGAGATGGCCCGGAACCAAATTGGGAGTCTCCTGGTGACCCAAGAGGGGAACTATACCGGGATTATCACAGAAGTCGATATCATTCGAAAAGTGGTCGCAAAGGGAATCGATCCGGCCGCAACCACGGTACGAACCGTCATGACCTCTCCTCTGATTACCATCGAGGCGGATCGGTCGGTGCTCGATGCCAACGATTTGATGGAGCAAAAGAAGATCCGTCACATCGGGGTGACCCGAAACGGAAAGATCATCGGGATGGTCTCGATTCGAGATTTCCTTCATCCTCTCGACGTCAAAGAACAAGCGGATATCAAACAACAGGCGAGCGGCTTTTAG
- the purD gene encoding phosphoribosylamine--glycine ligase yields MKILVIGAGGREHALVWKIAQSPRVRELYCAPGNPGIETLAKIVPIAVDEIEKLLAFAKEKRIDLTVVGPELPLSLGIVDRFEAEGLRIFGPHRAAAQIETSKVFSKTLMQKYQIPTADAEVVTLERAYEMLPHLPMPIVLKVEGLAAGKGVVIARDQKEAKEGLDGFRAMGEAAGRIILERFLEGVEATFFVITDGEKALPLASAQDHKRVFDEDRGPNTGGMGAISPTPRITPKLELMIMERIIHPTLRGLAVEGTPYRGVLYAGLMLTSSGPHVLEFNARWGDPETQAVLPRLKSDWVDVMEAALDHRLDQTRLEWREESSVCVVLASEGYPGTYRKGEVISGLDQIDLPDTFVFHAGTGRQGEAWVTQGGRVLGVTALGQSVAEARRRAYQAVERISFRGMHYRRDIGASAV; encoded by the coding sequence ATGAAGATCTTAGTCATTGGAGCGGGGGGGCGCGAGCACGCCCTGGTTTGGAAGATCGCGCAGAGCCCTCGGGTTCGCGAGCTCTACTGTGCGCCGGGGAATCCGGGAATCGAGACCCTCGCAAAGATCGTCCCCATCGCCGTCGATGAAATCGAAAAACTTCTCGCCTTTGCCAAAGAGAAACGGATCGATCTGACCGTGGTCGGTCCCGAGCTCCCCCTTTCGCTGGGGATCGTCGACCGGTTTGAAGCCGAAGGGCTTCGGATTTTCGGCCCGCATCGCGCCGCCGCGCAGATCGAAACGAGCAAGGTCTTCTCCAAAACCCTCATGCAGAAATATCAGATCCCGACCGCCGACGCCGAGGTGGTGACGCTCGAGCGGGCCTACGAGATGCTTCCCCATCTACCAATGCCGATCGTCCTCAAGGTGGAAGGGCTGGCTGCCGGGAAGGGGGTTGTGATCGCCCGCGATCAGAAAGAGGCGAAGGAAGGGCTCGATGGGTTTAGGGCGATGGGAGAAGCGGCGGGACGGATTATTTTGGAGCGGTTTCTCGAAGGGGTCGAAGCGACCTTCTTCGTCATCACCGATGGGGAGAAGGCCTTGCCGCTCGCCTCGGCGCAGGATCACAAGCGGGTCTTCGATGAAGACCGCGGCCCCAACACCGGCGGGATGGGGGCGATCTCTCCCACGCCCCGAATCACCCCGAAGCTCGAATTGATGATCATGGAGCGGATCATCCATCCGACCTTGCGGGGGCTTGCGGTGGAAGGGACTCCCTATCGCGGCGTCCTTTATGCCGGATTGATGTTGACCTCTTCCGGACCGCACGTCCTGGAGTTCAATGCCCGGTGGGGGGATCCGGAGACGCAGGCGGTGTTGCCGCGGTTGAAGAGCGATTGGGTCGATGTCATGGAGGCGGCGCTCGATCATCGCCTTGATCAAACCCGGCTCGAATGGCGGGAAGAATCTTCCGTCTGCGTGGTATTGGCTTCCGAAGGTTATCCCGGAACATATCGAAAAGGGGAGGTCATCTCGGGCCTCGATCAGATCGACCTTCCCGACACCTTCGTTTTTCACGCCGGAACCGGGCGACAGGGGGAAGCGTGGGTGACGCAGGGGGGAAGGGTGTTGGGGGTGACCGCCCTCGGCCAGAGCGTCGCGGAGGCCCGCCGCCGGGCCTATCAAGCGGTCGAGCGAATTTCCTTTCGCGGGATGCATTACCGGCGGGATATCGGTGCGTCGGCGGTGTAG
- the purH gene encoding bifunctional phosphoribosylaminoimidazolecarboxamide formyltransferase/IMP cyclohydrolase has translation MGRIRRAILSVYDKEGIVDFAQGLQSLGVEILSTGGTYKLLKEKGIQVKEVSEHTGFPEMLDGRVKTLHPKIHGGILGRRDDPKHLEQMKTQGIEPIDLVAVNLYPFKATIAKPNVTLEEAIENIDIGGPTMLRSAAKNYKDVAVIIDPKDYAAVLDEMKRSGGEISEAKRYDLAKKVFFTTSDYDRTISSYLEGREGKAERFPDHLVLQFEKVQSLRYGENPHQQAAFYREPQLTEGGVAAAKQIWGKEMSYNNFLDTHSAFELVKEFKEPAAVIIKHNNPCGVATGATLVEAYKKAKATDPVSAFGGVAAFNRPLDAETAQEITTTFMEVIIAPTIDPAAATLFQKKKDLRVLEAGSKSINATNAGRLDFRRIGGGLLVQDTDSAMIHDPKELKIVSKRPPTQEEIEAMLFAWKVCKHVKSNAIIFARPGQTVGIGAGQMSRVDSVKLATIKAQMPVSGCVMASDAFFPFRDGIDAAAQVGITAVIQPGGSIRDQEIIQAVDEQNLAMVLTGFRHFRH, from the coding sequence ATGGGAAGAATCAGAAGAGCCATACTGAGCGTTTACGATAAAGAGGGAATCGTCGATTTCGCCCAAGGACTTCAGTCCCTCGGGGTGGAGATCCTTTCGACGGGAGGGACCTACAAGCTCCTTAAAGAGAAGGGGATCCAGGTCAAAGAGGTCTCCGAGCATACCGGCTTTCCCGAAATGTTGGACGGCCGGGTGAAGACCCTTCATCCGAAGATTCACGGCGGCATTTTGGGGAGGCGGGATGATCCGAAACACCTGGAACAGATGAAGACTCAGGGAATCGAGCCGATCGATTTGGTGGCAGTGAACCTCTATCCTTTCAAGGCGACGATCGCGAAGCCGAACGTCACGCTGGAAGAGGCGATCGAGAACATCGATATCGGCGGGCCGACGATGCTCCGCTCCGCCGCGAAGAACTACAAAGATGTCGCCGTCATTATCGACCCCAAGGATTACGCCGCGGTCTTGGATGAAATGAAGCGCTCCGGCGGGGAGATCTCCGAGGCGAAACGATACGATCTGGCGAAGAAGGTCTTCTTCACTACCTCCGATTACGACCGGACAATTTCTTCCTATCTCGAAGGCCGGGAGGGGAAGGCAGAACGCTTTCCCGATCACCTTGTTCTTCAGTTCGAGAAGGTTCAATCGCTTCGATACGGCGAGAATCCGCACCAGCAGGCGGCGTTTTACCGGGAGCCCCAATTGACCGAAGGGGGCGTCGCCGCCGCGAAGCAGATCTGGGGAAAGGAGATGTCGTACAACAATTTCCTCGACACCCACTCCGCCTTCGAGCTGGTCAAGGAGTTTAAGGAGCCGGCCGCCGTCATCATCAAACACAACAACCCCTGCGGCGTCGCCACCGGCGCCACATTGGTCGAAGCGTACAAGAAGGCCAAAGCGACCGATCCGGTCTCCGCCTTCGGCGGGGTCGCCGCCTTCAACCGGCCGCTCGATGCCGAAACCGCCCAAGAAATCACCACCACCTTCATGGAAGTGATCATCGCCCCGACGATCGATCCGGCCGCCGCGACCCTCTTTCAAAAGAAAAAAGACCTTCGTGTCCTGGAGGCCGGAAGCAAATCGATCAACGCAACAAATGCCGGGCGGCTCGATTTCAGACGGATCGGCGGCGGACTGCTTGTTCAGGACACCGACAGCGCCATGATTCATGATCCGAAGGAGCTGAAAATCGTCAGCAAACGCCCGCCGACACAGGAAGAGATCGAAGCGATGCTTTTTGCCTGGAAGGTCTGCAAACATGTCAAATCGAACGCCATCATCTTTGCGCGCCCGGGGCAGACGGTCGGAATCGGCGCAGGGCAGATGAGCCGGGTCGACTCGGTGAAGCTTGCAACGATAAAAGCCCAAATGCCGGTTTCCGGCTGCGTGATGGCCTCCGACGCCTTCTTCCCGTTCCGGGACGGGATCGACGCCGCCGCCCAGGTCGGCATCACCGCGGTGATCCAGCCGGGGGGATCGATCCGGGATCAAGAGATCATCCAGGCGGTCGACGAGCAGAACCTGGCGATGGTTCTCACCGGCTTTAGACATTTCAGACATTGA
- a CDS encoding methyltransferase family protein: protein MKNLLRKITVKTIPVYILMAALIYFARPKLSFFLVGLPLILGGEALRLWAAGHLSKNREVTTTGPYAHVKNPLYLGTFLIMIGFCLLASQWIILGVGLLAFFSYYVPFKKKAESDRLREIFGLAWDEYDRSVPDYVPRLTPYEKRGKHEWEWSRVVSNSEHETAVVTALGVLILSMRFFF from the coding sequence TTGAAGAATCTGCTTCGAAAGATTACCGTTAAGACAATCCCCGTCTATATTCTGATGGCCGCCTTGATTTATTTCGCCCGGCCCAAACTGAGCTTCTTCCTGGTAGGGCTCCCGTTGATCCTGGGGGGGGAAGCATTGCGCCTCTGGGCGGCGGGACACCTCAGCAAGAATCGGGAGGTGACGACCACCGGGCCGTATGCCCACGTGAAGAATCCCCTTTATCTCGGCACCTTTTTGATTATGATTGGATTTTGCCTTTTAGCGAGCCAATGGATTATTCTAGGGGTAGGCCTCCTTGCTTTTTTCTCTTACTACGTCCCATTCAAGAAGAAGGCGGAATCGGACCGGTTGCGGGAAATTTTCGGTTTGGCTTGGGACGAATACGATCGAAGCGTGCCCGATTACGTTCCGCGCCTGACCCCTTACGAAAAGCGGGGGAAACATGAATGGGAGTGGTCCCGCGTCGTTTCGAACAGCGAACATGAGACCGCCGTCGTCACCGCATTGGGCGTTTTGATCTTATCGATGCGGTTCTTTTTCTAG
- the aroB gene encoding 3-dehydroquinate synthase: MKVEKVRLSLGANSYDVVIGTGVRNRLGPYLRALSLGEKVAVVTNPAIDRLYGAGIRRSLQAARFVPKTIRIRDGERYKNLTEIERIYDQLILHRFERGSTLVALGGGVIGDMAGFAAATFLRGIPFVQVPTTVVAQVDASIGGKTGVDHPRGKNLIGAFHQPKLVCVDPGVLGTLPRREFIAGLAEVVKYGVIMDAAFFKYLEENAAAILAMDSKKLFHCIKRSAALKAKVVSADERESGLRKILNYGHTLGHAVETLTGYRKYKHGEAVAIGMASAAKLSYRLGLTDWQTVQRQISLLRTFHLPTELPKLDPGSILETMERDKKVAGGEIFFVLPEKIGVIGIVPVDRKVLKAFLSA; this comes from the coding sequence TTGAAGGTCGAGAAAGTACGGCTTAGTTTGGGCGCAAACAGTTATGATGTCGTCATCGGAACCGGGGTCAGGAATCGGTTGGGTCCGTATCTGAGAGCCCTTTCGTTGGGGGAAAAAGTGGCGGTGGTCACCAATCCGGCCATTGATCGTCTCTACGGCGCCGGCATCCGAAGAAGCCTCCAGGCCGCTCGCTTCGTTCCAAAGACGATTCGAATCCGGGACGGAGAGCGGTATAAGAATCTGACGGAGATCGAGCGGATTTACGACCAATTGATTCTTCATCGATTCGAGCGGGGATCGACACTCGTCGCGTTAGGCGGAGGGGTGATCGGGGACATGGCCGGTTTTGCGGCGGCGACATTCCTTCGCGGCATTCCATTCGTTCAGGTTCCGACCACGGTGGTGGCGCAGGTTGATGCGAGCATCGGCGGGAAGACCGGCGTCGATCACCCTCGCGGAAAGAATTTGATCGGCGCTTTTCATCAGCCGAAGCTGGTCTGCGTCGATCCGGGCGTGCTTGGAACCTTGCCCCGGCGGGAGTTCATCGCGGGACTGGCGGAGGTCGTCAAGTACGGGGTCATCATGGACGCCGCATTTTTTAAATATCTTGAAGAGAATGCAGCGGCGATTCTGGCGATGGATTCTAAAAAACTCTTTCACTGCATTAAAAGGTCGGCGGCGCTGAAGGCGAAGGTCGTGTCGGCCGACGAACGGGAATCGGGGCTGAGAAAAATCTTAAATTATGGCCATACGCTTGGACATGCCGTTGAGACATTAACCGGCTACCGAAAGTATAAACACGGCGAAGCGGTCGCCATTGGGATGGCCTCGGCGGCCAAACTCTCCTACCGGCTCGGCCTGACGGATTGGCAGACGGTTCAACGACAAATTTCGCTCTTACGGACGTTTCACCTTCCGACCGAGTTGCCTAAATTAGACCCCGGAAGTATACTTGAGACCATGGAAAGGGACAAAAAAGTGGCCGGTGGAGAAATCTTTTTTGTCTTGCCGGAAAAAATTGGCGTGATCGGGATCGTCCCGGTCGACCGAAAGGTTTTGAAAGCGTTTTTGAGCGCGTAG
- a CDS encoding shikimate kinase — protein sequence MKNIVLLGFMGTGKSAVGRRLATAFHYQFIDTDQVIEEKTHKRVAEIFSEQGEETFRRLESEAVFDLAERTGCVISTGGGIVLDSKNLDLLQKNGILVLLRCRPEVIFKRVQKRAGQRPLLQKADPLAEIKRLLAEREPFYRRADITLDTSDMNLDDVVQQIKRKVLEIEGRESTA from the coding sequence ATGAAGAATATCGTGTTGCTCGGGTTTATGGGGACTGGGAAGAGCGCGGTCGGAAGGCGATTGGCGACGGCGTTCCACTATCAGTTCATCGATACGGATCAAGTGATCGAGGAAAAGACCCATAAACGGGTTGCCGAGATTTTCTCCGAGCAAGGAGAGGAAACGTTCCGGCGGCTGGAATCGGAAGCAGTTTTCGATCTGGCGGAACGGACCGGTTGTGTGATTTCAACCGGAGGAGGGATCGTCCTCGATTCAAAAAATCTTGATTTGCTTCAAAAGAATGGTATTCTCGTCCTCCTGCGGTGCCGTCCGGAAGTTATTTTCAAAAGGGTCCAAAAGCGAGCAGGCCAACGGCCACTTTTACAGAAGGCCGATCCGCTGGCAGAGATCAAACGGCTCCTGGCGGAACGGGAGCCATTTTATCGGAGAGCCGACATTACTTTGGACACCTCCGATATGAATTTGGATGATGTTGTTCAACAGATTAAGAGAAAGGTCTTGGAGATTGAAGGTCGAGAAAGTACGGCTTAG
- the pilQ gene encoding type IV pilus secretin family protein has translation MTQPSSPKEIVDIRVVSESEKTQVVVEGQQPMIYTTFHLTDPYRLIVDMAGVSLGKFTEKIDVNQGGVRSILPVSGDGNQVGRLEIEVDESVETNVRTEGTNLIVEAAHPASKPAEPVVEKPVEPILAFTEEPKPVLPPPIKEERNLSPAKIVKSVRFDRKEDLQLVITLDGQPSPNVFLLDPKRLVIDLPDVKMASKIKTLPVKDHAVKQARIGVHSDKVRLVLDLNAPVVYSLQQAGPQLRVHLKDASEAASSSKTEEPANSSVPEDVSAAPATAVIVPPVVPMPEAAVPNMEVAALVDPSVDMTESTEVAAAPASAPIIDTKAVEKPSLEAPKMEAPAERVADKADIILENGEVSEEPKKSAETGSVTPPKYVGRRISLDFQDADLANVIRLIADVSNLNIVLGEDVKGKVTLKLINVPWDQALDIILRMNSFGQIREGNIIRIATLSNIAQQQDEEARAKETKIKAEDLQTRIIYVNYGKAADLVDSLRKLLSTRGDITVDGRTNALIVKDIEKNLDEVARLVKTIDTQTPQVVIEARIVQVSPTFNRSLGIQWGASTQTVSGGNIIGLRGGGGGPGAIFGTPDPSFAVNLPSAQNFGGLGFSFGRFTDNPINLDLRLSAGESQGLTRVVSTPKVSVLNNQEAKIEQGESIPFSTTSQAGTQTTFVDANLTLLVTPHISSDGGIMMKIKVTKNAPGETRFGASGPSILKKEATTNVLVKDGETTVIGGIYETTKSDSINGIPYLMDIPFLGWLFKTTTKREDTSELLVFLTPRILK, from the coding sequence ATGACACAACCCTCATCCCCAAAGGAAATCGTCGATATCCGCGTCGTTTCAGAGTCCGAGAAGACCCAAGTGGTCGTGGAAGGCCAGCAACCGATGATTTATACGACCTTTCATTTGACCGATCCTTATCGTCTGATTGTGGATATGGCGGGGGTGAGTCTTGGAAAATTTACGGAAAAGATCGATGTCAATCAAGGGGGGGTCCGCTCGATTCTCCCCGTGTCGGGGGATGGAAATCAGGTCGGACGCCTTGAAATCGAGGTGGATGAATCTGTCGAGACGAATGTGAGGACGGAAGGGACCAATCTCATCGTCGAAGCGGCTCATCCGGCGTCGAAACCGGCTGAACCGGTCGTGGAGAAACCGGTGGAACCGATCCTTGCGTTCACCGAGGAGCCCAAGCCGGTCCTTCCTCCGCCGATCAAGGAGGAGAGAAATCTCTCTCCAGCGAAGATCGTCAAGTCGGTCCGGTTCGATCGGAAGGAAGATCTCCAGTTGGTGATCACCTTAGATGGACAGCCTTCGCCGAACGTTTTCCTTCTCGATCCGAAGCGTCTCGTAATCGATCTTCCCGATGTAAAAATGGCTTCGAAAATAAAGACCCTCCCGGTAAAGGACCACGCCGTCAAACAGGCTCGAATCGGCGTTCATTCAGACAAGGTGCGGCTCGTCCTTGATTTGAATGCGCCGGTTGTCTACTCGCTGCAACAAGCCGGCCCCCAACTGCGCGTTCATTTAAAAGATGCTTCCGAGGCCGCTTCCTCGTCCAAGACAGAAGAGCCTGCAAATTCTTCTGTGCCGGAGGATGTCTCCGCGGCCCCTGCAACAGCGGTCATCGTTCCTCCGGTTGTTCCGATGCCTGAGGCGGCTGTTCCTAATATGGAAGTGGCCGCTCTGGTCGATCCTTCCGTCGATATGACGGAGAGTACTGAGGTGGCGGCGGCACCGGCGTCGGCGCCGATTATCGATACGAAGGCGGTGGAAAAGCCTTCTCTGGAGGCTCCCAAAATGGAGGCTCCGGCGGAACGGGTGGCCGATAAGGCGGATATCATCCTTGAAAATGGGGAGGTGTCTGAAGAGCCTAAGAAAAGCGCAGAAACCGGATCGGTCACTCCTCCCAAATATGTGGGGAGGAGAATTTCTCTCGACTTTCAGGATGCCGATCTCGCCAATGTCATCCGACTGATCGCGGATGTCAGCAACCTGAACATCGTTCTCGGAGAAGATGTAAAGGGAAAAGTGACATTGAAATTAATCAATGTCCCCTGGGACCAGGCGCTCGACATCATCCTGAGGATGAACAGTTTCGGCCAAATCCGCGAAGGGAATATCATTCGGATCGCCACCTTGTCTAATATTGCGCAACAGCAAGACGAAGAGGCCCGCGCCAAAGAGACCAAGATCAAGGCGGAGGACCTCCAGACGCGAATTATCTATGTGAACTACGGAAAGGCGGCCGATCTCGTCGATTCCCTCAGAAAGCTTCTCTCGACACGAGGAGATATCACTGTCGATGGCCGAACGAATGCGCTGATTGTGAAAGATATCGAAAAAAATCTCGATGAGGTTGCCCGGCTTGTCAAGACGATCGATACACAAACCCCTCAGGTGGTCATCGAAGCGCGGATTGTTCAGGTGTCGCCAACTTTCAACAGAAGCCTTGGAATTCAGTGGGGCGCTTCCACCCAAACCGTCTCCGGCGGAAATATCATCGGTTTGCGTGGGGGAGGCGGGGGGCCGGGGGCCATCTTCGGCACGCCGGATCCATCCTTTGCGGTCAACCTTCCGTCCGCCCAAAATTTCGGAGGTCTTGGATTTTCGTTCGGCCGGTTTACCGATAACCCGATTAATCTCGATCTTCGACTCTCGGCCGGAGAATCACAGGGGTTGACGCGGGTCGTCTCGACGCCGAAGGTGTCGGTCTTAAACAATCAGGAGGCGAAAATCGAGCAGGGCGAGTCGATCCCCTTTTCGACCACCTCCCAGGCCGGAACTCAAACCACCTTTGTCGATGCAAACCTCACCCTTCTAGTCACCCCGCATATTTCTTCGGATGGAGGGATTATGATGAAAATCAAGGTGACCAAGAATGCTCCCGGCGAGACCCGGTTCGGCGCATCCGGCCCGAGTATTCTCAAGAAGGAAGCGACCACGAATGTACTTGTAAAAGATGGGGAGACAACCGTCATCGGCGGTATTTATGAGACCACGAAGAGCGATTCGATCAACGGAATCCCCTATCTGATGGATATCCCATTCCTGGGATGGCTTTTCAAAACGACGACGAAGCGGGAAGATACTTCTGAGCTTTTGGTCTTCTTGACCCCCAGGATTTTAAAATAG